In one window of Pristiophorus japonicus isolate sPriJap1 chromosome 9, sPriJap1.hap1, whole genome shotgun sequence DNA:
- the LOC139272843 gene encoding zinc finger protein 239-like — protein MEKPWKCGDCGKRFNYSSDLEVHRRSHAGERPFTCSVCGKGFTLKCNLLTHQRIHTGERPFTCSKCGEGFTCSSNQLIHQRVHTGERPFTCCGCGKGFTTSSNLLVHQRIHK, from the coding sequence atggagaaaccgtggaaatgtggggactgtgggaagagattcaattactcgtctgatctggaagttcatcgacgcagtcacgccggggagaggccattcacctgctcagtgtgtgggaagggattcactttgaaatgcaacctgttgacacaccagcgaattcacaccggggagaggccgttcacctgctccaagtgtggggagggattcacttgttcatccaaccagctgattcaccagcgagttcacactggggagaggccattcacctgctgtgggtgtgggaagggattcactacctcatccaacctgctggtacaccagcgaattcacaagtgA